One region of Deinococcus malanensis genomic DNA includes:
- a CDS encoding FAD-dependent oxidoreductase has translation MLDVLIVGGGPVGLYLGCLLAARGMSFQVLERRSEPGAHSRAIGIHPPALEAFDRLNLSQPLLDAGVRMTSGIVRSQRALLGELSFRGTSSAFPFILSLPQQQTEQILEQRLRELAPGTLRRGTEWQTLRDEGSQISGVARAQGQTETLRARFLVGADGRRSVVRQLAGVAYPGGTYPDKYLMGDFPDTTAFRQAAVIYLAEGGVVESFPLPGGLRRWVVRTDALLTAAVAADLTALVRQRTGLHLPAQECHMLSAFGVRHHAARRMAKGRVLLIGDAAHEVSPIGGQGMNLGWLDADALAPLLHEATQGSLPVHHFQHYERARQRSARLATRQAELNMLFGRPGHGLARQAREQVLSGLLASPAQTVLARAFSMRWL, from the coding sequence ATGCTTGACGTCCTGATCGTGGGCGGCGGACCGGTGGGTCTGTACCTGGGCTGCCTGCTGGCCGCGCGTGGGATGAGCTTTCAGGTGCTGGAGCGCCGCTCGGAACCGGGAGCGCACTCGCGCGCCATCGGCATTCACCCGCCCGCTCTGGAAGCCTTCGACCGGCTGAACCTGAGTCAGCCTTTGCTGGACGCCGGCGTCCGCATGACCAGCGGAATCGTCCGCAGTCAGCGCGCCCTGCTGGGGGAACTCAGCTTTCGGGGAACCTCATCGGCCTTTCCTTTTATCCTGTCGCTCCCCCAGCAGCAGACCGAGCAGATTCTGGAACAACGGCTCCGGGAGCTGGCGCCCGGGACTCTACGGCGGGGCACCGAGTGGCAGACATTGCGTGATGAGGGGTCGCAGATCAGCGGGGTTGCCCGGGCCCAGGGGCAGACCGAGACGTTGCGGGCCCGTTTCCTGGTGGGAGCCGACGGGCGCCGCAGTGTGGTGCGGCAGCTGGCCGGCGTCGCCTATCCGGGCGGGACCTACCCGGACAAGTACCTGATGGGAGACTTCCCGGACACCACCGCCTTCCGGCAGGCGGCCGTGATCTACCTGGCCGAGGGCGGGGTGGTGGAGTCCTTTCCCCTGCCCGGCGGACTGCGGCGCTGGGTCGTCCGCACGGACGCCCTGCTCACTGCAGCAGTAGCCGCGGACCTGACTGCTCTGGTCCGGCAGCGAACGGGGCTGCACCTCCCGGCACAGGAGTGTCACATGCTCAGCGCCTTTGGAGTGCGTCACCACGCCGCCCGGCGCATGGCCAAAGGCCGGGTACTGCTGATCGGTGACGCGGCCCACGAGGTCAGCCCTATCGGCGGCCAGGGGATGAACCTGGGCTGGCTGGACGCCGACGCACTTGCACCGCTGCTCCACGAAGCCACTCAGGGTTCCCTGCCGGTTCATCACTTTCAGCACTATGAACGGGCCCGTCAGCGCTCCGCCCGTCTCGCCACCCGGCAGGCGGAGCTGAATATGCTGTTTGGCCGGCCAGGGCATGGGCTCGCCCGGCAGGCACGCGAACAGGTTCTCAGCGGGCTACTGGCGTCCCCGGCACAGACGGTCCTTGCCCGCGCCTTCAGCATGCGCTGGTTGTAA
- a CDS encoding class I SAM-dependent methyltransferase, which translates to MKLDFSRRAAGLHERMDEPDCDPQKLRHTYAQFGIINILVSGWRRIYTRHLRPGLSPAVPRTLLDIGCGGGDVPLRLARWAKRDGLMLRITAIDADSRAIAYASARPAPAQVQFRQALSSDLVWEGQQFDFITSNHLLHHLTAEELTTVLQDSEQLCRGLVIHNDIERSALAYAAFRAGTARFFPGSFIHEDGLLSIRRSYTHTELSALAPPGWVARRQFPFRNLLTYRSRPHA; encoded by the coding sequence ATGAAGCTGGATTTTTCCCGGCGGGCCGCCGGGCTGCACGAACGCATGGACGAGCCGGACTGTGACCCGCAGAAGCTCCGACATACCTACGCGCAGTTCGGGATCATCAATATCCTGGTTTCCGGCTGGCGAAGAATCTACACCCGGCACCTGCGCCCTGGGCTCTCGCCAGCGGTGCCACGTACCCTGCTGGACATCGGCTGTGGTGGTGGGGACGTGCCCCTCCGCTTGGCCCGCTGGGCCAAGCGGGATGGCCTGATGCTCCGTATCACTGCGATAGACGCCGATTCACGGGCTATCGCCTACGCTTCGGCGCGTCCTGCCCCGGCGCAGGTCCAGTTCCGTCAGGCCCTCAGCAGCGACCTGGTGTGGGAGGGCCAGCAGTTTGACTTCATCACCTCCAACCATCTGCTGCACCACCTGACGGCTGAGGAACTGACCACCGTGCTCCAGGACAGTGAGCAGCTGTGCCGTGGGCTGGTGATCCACAACGACATCGAGCGCAGCGCCCTGGCCTACGCCGCTTTCCGGGCCGGGACCGCGCGATTTTTTCCCGGGTCCTTCATTCATGAGGACGGGTTGCTGTCGATCCGCCGCAGCTACACGCATACGGAACTGTCTGCGCTGGCGCCCCCAGGCTGGGTGGCCCGGCGGCAGTTTCCCTTCCGTAACCTGCTGACCTACCGGTCCCGGCCCCATGCTTGA
- a CDS encoding type III polyketide synthase: protein MAVYLHALQPALPETAYPQTMIRDLIRAQPELDRLGQRLTTSIFNASGIDQRYSVVKDFLRGPDEEPGLFYDHTTGQMLRPSTGARNDFYTVEATRLFVQAARQALAAAPGLSAAEITHVVTVSCTGFFAPGPDYAIVRALGLAPHVQRFHVGFMGCYAAFPALKMARAFCEADPEAVVLVVCAELCTIHMHSSNDPDTLIANSVFADGAAAALVTARPPSPGTPVLRMDHFETTLTPVGVGEADMAWTIGDQGYDMVLSTYVPAIIESHIQGALAPLLAHEPALAGAPYSAVEHWAIHPGGRSILDKVQGSLELSDRQLQPSREVLRQYGNMSSVTVMFILADLLASAADHDRIGALAFGPGLTVESGLLTKMSGLD from the coding sequence ATGGCCGTTTACCTCCACGCTCTGCAACCTGCACTCCCGGAAACGGCCTACCCGCAGACCATGATCCGGGACCTGATCCGGGCCCAGCCGGAACTCGACCGCCTGGGCCAGCGCCTGACCACCAGCATTTTCAATGCCTCGGGGATCGACCAGCGGTACAGCGTGGTCAAGGACTTCCTGCGGGGGCCTGACGAGGAGCCCGGTCTGTTCTACGACCACACCACGGGGCAGATGTTGAGACCCAGCACCGGAGCGCGCAACGACTTCTACACGGTGGAGGCGACCCGCCTCTTTGTGCAGGCTGCCCGTCAGGCCCTGGCCGCCGCACCCGGCCTGAGCGCGGCAGAGATCACCCATGTCGTGACGGTGTCATGCACTGGATTCTTTGCTCCTGGTCCCGACTACGCCATTGTCCGCGCACTGGGCCTCGCGCCACACGTACAGCGCTTCCATGTCGGTTTTATGGGCTGTTATGCGGCCTTCCCTGCCCTGAAAATGGCCAGGGCCTTCTGCGAGGCGGACCCGGAAGCCGTGGTTCTGGTGGTGTGCGCCGAGTTGTGCACCATTCATATGCACTCCTCCAACGACCCCGACACCCTGATTGCCAATTCCGTCTTTGCCGACGGCGCTGCTGCTGCGCTGGTCACCGCGCGGCCACCCTCGCCGGGAACCCCAGTGCTGCGCATGGATCACTTTGAGACCACCCTGACTCCGGTGGGGGTCGGCGAGGCCGATATGGCCTGGACCATCGGCGACCAGGGCTATGACATGGTGCTCAGCACCTATGTCCCGGCCATTATCGAGTCGCATATTCAGGGCGCACTGGCACCGCTGCTGGCCCACGAACCAGCCCTGGCCGGCGCCCCTTACAGCGCCGTGGAGCACTGGGCCATCCATCCTGGCGGGCGCAGCATCCTGGACAAGGTGCAGGGCAGTCTGGAGCTGAGTGACCGGCAACTGCAGCCTTCCCGGGAAGTACTGCGGCAGTACGGCAACATGAGCAGCGTGACGGTGATGTTTATCCTGGCTGATCTGCTGGCCAGCGCAGCGGATCACGACCGCATCGGCGCGCTGGCATTCGGCCCGGGCCTGACCGTGGAATCGGGCCTGCTGACCAAGATGTCCGGACTAGATTGA
- a CDS encoding SDR family NAD(P)-dependent oxidoreductase, with product MSQSNHRVPLSPRTAALGGLGAAMALTLAARAVRKARGHGTLRGKVVVITGASSGIGRAVALECSVRGARVVLAARHQEPLERVAQEVRDLGGEVLVVPTDVRERLQVERLVAQAVNHFGQLDVMVNNAGKWFIDTVEHSEEARTRDLIELNMMGVLYGVQAAVPVMRRQGSGHIINTSSVEGRISFPFTGVYAGTKGFIESMTQSLRQELMHVEKTGIKVTVVLPVTTRTAIFDNVANIKAGGLGAHMNAPVQEAAYVARGVVDAMEVYRPVVLPFTPMKGLVLFYDLFPDWANRLLTLVRVDESASVFSYARRGSYQDERPHTPLVGSG from the coding sequence ATGAGCCAGAGCAATCATCGCGTGCCACTGTCGCCCCGCACCGCCGCTCTGGGGGGCCTCGGCGCCGCCATGGCCCTGACGCTGGCAGCGCGTGCGGTCCGGAAGGCACGCGGACACGGAACCCTCAGGGGCAAGGTGGTGGTCATTACCGGGGCGTCAAGCGGTATCGGGCGGGCGGTGGCGCTCGAATGCTCGGTCCGGGGAGCCAGGGTCGTTCTCGCAGCACGCCATCAAGAGCCCCTGGAGCGCGTCGCGCAGGAGGTGCGGGACCTGGGCGGCGAAGTGCTCGTCGTTCCCACCGACGTCCGCGAGCGGCTGCAGGTCGAGCGGCTCGTCGCGCAGGCCGTGAACCACTTTGGACAGCTCGACGTGATGGTCAATAACGCCGGAAAGTGGTTCATCGACACGGTCGAACACAGTGAAGAGGCGCGCACCCGTGACCTGATCGAGCTCAACATGATGGGCGTCCTGTATGGGGTGCAGGCAGCGGTGCCGGTCATGCGCCGGCAGGGCTCCGGCCACATCATCAACACCTCCTCGGTGGAGGGGCGGATCAGCTTTCCCTTTACCGGCGTGTATGCCGGAACCAAGGGGTTCATTGAATCAATGACACAGTCGCTGCGGCAGGAACTGATGCATGTCGAGAAGACGGGCATAAAGGTCACCGTGGTGCTGCCCGTGACGACCCGGACCGCAATTTTCGACAATGTTGCCAACATCAAGGCAGGAGGTCTGGGTGCCCACATGAACGCGCCTGTGCAGGAGGCCGCGTACGTCGCCCGGGGCGTTGTGGACGCGATGGAGGTCTACCGGCCCGTGGTTTTGCCCTTCACGCCAATGAAGGGTCTGGTGCTGTTCTATGACCTGTTCCCGGACTGGGCCAACCGCCTGCTGACCCTGGTGCGTGTCGACGAGTCCGCGTCTGTCTTCAGCTACGCGCGGCGGGGCAGTTACCAGGACGAGCGCCCGCATACGCCACTTGTGGGGTCCGGCTAG
- a CDS encoding DUF1440 domain-containing protein, whose protein sequence is MRSQQKNPLSEALKGGVAGAAGVCAMDRVGWYMYRREDARTLQRELAARPGGLDPAHNIANRLAGALGTELRPRQPNPWGIVAHFALGILPGVLYGVLRHRIRVLPEAQGFLYGAGLFVLNDEIVNAVFKLSGPPQAYPWQAHARGLVSHVVLGMVTDAVLRVMDRELHPSRPEQVTPAV, encoded by the coding sequence ATGCGTAGCCAACAGAAAAATCCGCTTTCCGAGGCCCTGAAAGGTGGGGTGGCCGGTGCTGCTGGTGTGTGCGCCATGGACCGCGTCGGCTGGTACATGTACCGGCGGGAAGACGCCAGGACCCTTCAGCGCGAACTGGCTGCGCGCCCCGGTGGCCTGGACCCGGCGCATAACATTGCCAACCGGCTGGCGGGTGCACTGGGAACCGAGCTCAGGCCCCGGCAGCCCAACCCCTGGGGCATAGTGGCTCACTTTGCCCTCGGTATTCTGCCCGGGGTGCTGTATGGGGTGCTGCGTCACCGCATCAGGGTTCTCCCCGAAGCTCAGGGCTTCCTGTACGGTGCTGGCCTTTTTGTGCTGAATGACGAGATTGTCAACGCGGTGTTCAAGCTGTCGGGGCCACCCCAGGCCTATCCGTGGCAGGCCCATGCCCGTGGTCTGGTGTCGCACGTCGTTCTTGGTATGGTCACGGACGCCGTCCTGCGCGTTATGGACCGTGAACTTCATCCGTCTCGCCCGGAACAGGTGACTCCTGCGGTCTGA
- a CDS encoding S66 family peptidase, whose protein sequence is MTPSFIRPPRLRSGSRVAALSLSSGFVTEVMARYQAGVRQVAQEFGWEIVPAPNALRGPEYLDAHPEARAADLHWALHSADIHGMVSIIGGDDSVRLLPHLDLDLIRAHPKVFLGYSDSTVTLLQFLRAGVMAYHGPSLLTDLAENGGMHPFTVQGVRRALIDEPQPFTLAPAPEWTEAGSDWTAEDHNIRRPFDPGDGWTWLQGRSPAQGHLIGGCLEVLDMLNGTPGWPAPGLWNGAVLALETSEDVPTPSQVGYWLRNYAAQGILGRAAGVLLARPRGYTPEMTGQLHGWVRRVLREAGREDLPVAAGVDFGHTSPQLTLPFGAQVQLDPQAGRITVWP, encoded by the coding sequence ATGACACCTTCCTTTATCCGTCCGCCTCGCCTGCGTTCCGGTTCGCGTGTGGCGGCCCTGAGTCTGTCGAGCGGATTTGTGACGGAAGTGATGGCCCGCTATCAGGCCGGCGTCCGGCAGGTGGCTCAGGAATTTGGCTGGGAAATAGTTCCTGCTCCCAACGCCCTGCGTGGCCCCGAGTACCTTGACGCCCACCCGGAGGCGCGGGCCGCCGATCTGCACTGGGCCCTGCACAGCGCGGACATTCACGGCATGGTCAGCATCATCGGCGGCGACGACAGCGTCCGGCTGTTGCCGCATCTGGACCTGGACCTCATCCGTGCCCACCCCAAGGTTTTTCTGGGGTACAGCGACAGCACGGTGACTTTGCTGCAGTTTCTGCGCGCAGGGGTAATGGCCTACCACGGCCCGTCCCTGCTGACCGACCTGGCCGAGAACGGCGGCATGCACCCCTTCACGGTGCAGGGAGTCCGCCGGGCCCTAATAGACGAGCCACAGCCCTTTACGCTGGCCCCGGCCCCGGAATGGACCGAGGCCGGCAGCGACTGGACTGCAGAGGACCACAACATCCGCCGGCCCTTTGACCCAGGCGACGGCTGGACCTGGTTGCAGGGCAGGTCCCCGGCCCAAGGCCACCTGATCGGTGGGTGTCTGGAGGTGCTGGACATGCTCAATGGCACCCCCGGCTGGCCCGCACCCGGGTTGTGGAACGGCGCGGTTCTGGCCCTGGAAACCAGTGAGGACGTGCCAACACCGTCTCAGGTAGGGTACTGGCTGCGCAATTACGCGGCGCAGGGCATTCTGGGGCGCGCTGCCGGAGTGCTGCTGGCCCGGCCTCGTGGCTATACCCCGGAGATGACCGGGCAACTGCACGGCTGGGTCCGGCGTGTGCTGCGCGAGGCTGGCCGCGAGGATCTGCCGGTGGCCGCAGGGGTGGACTTCGGGCACACCAGCCCGCAACTCACCCTTCCATTTGGAGCACAGGTGCAGCTTGATCCGCAGGCCGGCCGGATCACGGTGTGGCCCTGA
- a CDS encoding metallophosphoesterase family protein has protein sequence MPGVRLLLLSDTHANLPALQAVLQDASVRGYDQVVHLGDALGYGPFPVEVLELLRELDATCLLGNHEQMLLEYASGKRQPRESVVSQALTWQLRELSADHLRWVGSWKDGIDDPDVGARYRHGTPVSLDAYADSVTAAREVFQNWQGRLGFVGHTHVPVVYATLNAPVGEWVKAQAFPDGGSYMVAPTTRVILNPGSVGQPRDGNPQASYALFDTVRAHFQVFRVSYDLQRTQDAVLAAGLPPVLAARLSVGK, from the coding sequence ATGCCCGGCGTGCGGCTGCTGCTGCTTTCCGATACCCATGCCAACCTGCCCGCCCTGCAGGCCGTTCTGCAGGACGCGTCAGTGCGTGGCTACGATCAGGTGGTGCACCTGGGGGACGCGCTGGGCTACGGCCCGTTCCCGGTCGAAGTTCTGGAACTTCTGCGTGAGCTTGACGCTACCTGTCTGCTGGGCAACCACGAGCAGATGCTGCTGGAGTACGCTTCCGGCAAACGCCAGCCACGCGAAAGCGTGGTGTCGCAGGCCCTGACCTGGCAGCTGAGGGAGCTGAGTGCCGACCACCTGAGATGGGTGGGGAGTTGGAAAGACGGAATCGACGACCCGGATGTAGGTGCGCGCTACCGCCACGGCACCCCGGTCAGTCTGGACGCTTACGCCGACTCGGTCACGGCGGCGAGGGAGGTCTTCCAGAACTGGCAGGGCCGCCTGGGCTTCGTGGGCCATACCCACGTTCCGGTGGTGTACGCCACCCTGAACGCCCCGGTTGGTGAATGGGTCAAGGCCCAGGCCTTTCCGGACGGCGGCAGTTACATGGTCGCGCCGACCACCCGCGTGATCCTGAACCCTGGCAGCGTGGGTCAGCCGCGAGACGGCAATCCCCAGGCCAGTTACGCGCTGTTCGATACCGTGCGTGCACATTTCCAGGTCTTCCGGGTGTCCTATGACCTGCAGCGCACCCAGGACGCGGTGCTGGCCGCCGGACTGCCGCCGGTGCTGGCCGCGCGGCTGAGCGTCGGCAAGTGA
- a CDS encoding DNA polymerase III subunit delta' produces MITTADALRSAVTLHGPLLEQTGVFGGNALLLTGPARVGKLALAHAVAAQHNCTGTRGMYSEACGQCPSCRALVAGAHPDLLLIEPRATTTTGKAARRKLIPIGAVLEARDKSREYDVHVFEFLEVRPTHRQRVVIVNGAEFLGQEAANALLKLVEEPPHGALFVFLAEDLRSVLPTIVSRSARLSVTPASDRAMEFALSTQGRAVDEALVAFAAGRAGVLESHETVHAALAGAAEFTEALGVGLLTALEAAERLEKHWDAAWHPEALRFTWRTLPPHQRARADTALEALQGALESYASPSLSFQVFALNLRDALGHA; encoded by the coding sequence GTGATCACGACCGCTGACGCCCTGCGCAGCGCCGTGACCCTGCACGGGCCCCTGCTGGAACAGACCGGGGTATTTGGTGGCAACGCCCTGCTGCTGACCGGCCCGGCGCGGGTCGGGAAGCTGGCCCTGGCGCACGCCGTGGCTGCGCAGCACAACTGCACAGGTACCCGTGGCATGTACAGCGAGGCGTGCGGCCAGTGCCCTTCATGCCGCGCGCTGGTGGCTGGAGCCCACCCGGACCTGTTGCTGATCGAACCGCGGGCCACGACCACCACCGGCAAGGCCGCGCGGCGCAAGCTGATTCCCATCGGCGCGGTTCTGGAAGCCCGTGACAAGAGCCGCGAGTACGACGTACATGTCTTTGAGTTCCTGGAAGTGCGTCCTACCCACCGCCAGCGCGTGGTGATCGTGAATGGCGCCGAGTTCCTGGGCCAGGAAGCCGCCAACGCCCTGCTGAAACTGGTCGAGGAACCGCCACACGGCGCGCTGTTCGTGTTTCTGGCCGAGGACCTGCGCTCGGTACTGCCCACCATCGTGAGCCGCAGTGCGCGGCTGAGTGTCACGCCGGCCAGCGACCGCGCCATGGAATTTGCGCTGAGCACCCAGGGCCGCGCGGTTGACGAAGCCCTGGTGGCGTTTGCGGCCGGCCGCGCCGGGGTGCTGGAGAGCCATGAAACGGTCCATGCCGCTCTAGCCGGCGCTGCCGAGTTCACCGAGGCGCTGGGGGTGGGCCTGCTGACGGCCCTGGAAGCCGCTGAGCGCCTGGAAAAGCACTGGGACGCGGCCTGGCACCCTGAAGCGCTGCGTTTCACCTGGCGCACCCTGCCGCCTCACCAGCGGGCCCGCGCCGACACGGCCCTGGAGGCGTTGCAGGGCGCTCTGGAGTCCTACGCCAGCCCCAGCCTGAGCTTTCAGGTGTTCGCCCTGAATTTGCGGGACGCCTTGGGCCACGCCTGA
- a CDS encoding MBL fold metallo-hydrolase, producing the protein MAASFQHGDVRVWPVSTGPLQENAVLVAGAQNQGFLIDPGDDAARLLDVVRDSGVTVQGILLTHAHFDHIGAVQPLREALNVPVWLHPSDRALYDLGAASAARWNLPFVQPSAPDHDITQDQVFQAGDLSLTARELPGHAPGHVVFLGGGFVVAGDTLFMGGIGRTDLPGGNHLQLITGIATELLSLPDDTVVYPGHGPRTTIGRERQTNPFLT; encoded by the coding sequence ATGGCTGCCTCTTTTCAACACGGTGACGTGCGCGTCTGGCCGGTATCTACCGGTCCACTCCAGGAGAATGCGGTGCTGGTGGCCGGCGCGCAGAACCAGGGCTTCCTGATCGATCCGGGGGACGACGCCGCGCGGCTGCTGGACGTGGTGCGTGACTCTGGCGTGACGGTGCAGGGCATTCTGCTCACGCATGCGCACTTCGACCATATCGGCGCGGTGCAGCCGCTCCGAGAAGCACTGAACGTACCGGTGTGGCTGCATCCGTCCGACCGGGCGCTATACGACCTGGGGGCAGCCAGCGCTGCCCGCTGGAACCTGCCGTTTGTGCAGCCCTCGGCTCCGGACCATGACATTACGCAGGATCAGGTGTTTCAGGCTGGGGACCTGAGCCTGACGGCGCGCGAACTGCCAGGGCACGCGCCGGGCCACGTGGTGTTTTTGGGGGGCGGCTTCGTGGTAGCCGGTGACACCCTGTTTATGGGCGGCATCGGGCGCACGGACCTGCCGGGTGGCAATCATCTGCAGCTGATCACTGGAATTGCCACCGAACTGCTGAGCCTGCCGGACGACACGGTGGTGTATCCGGGGCACGGCCCGCGCACGACCATTGGGCGGGAGCGCCAGACCAACCCGTTTCTGACCTGA
- a CDS encoding S8 family peptidase — MNRTRLFGVFTLSVLLAACGQTPSAQGPGMEAPIAQVPETVASGPEFVEGEVLVQLRSGLSAQTVTALSGLGVQSQETLAVTDGAPLLRARITDGRSEGAKITQLQASGLVRFAEPNWIYQHQATSNDPYYTDGTLWGMYGNATSPANGFGSQAGEAWAANHIGSKNVYIGVIDEGIQFTHPDLAANIWLNPFDAADGVDNDGNGYVDDTRGWDFANGNNTIYDGNKREGTDEHGTHVAGTIGGVGGNGVGVAGVNWNVTMISGKFLGSRGGTTANAIKAVDYFTDLKTRHKLNIVATSNSWGGGGFSQGLLDAINRGGDAGILFIAAAGNGGSDGVGDNNDTTANYPSNYECTANGTYDCVIAVAAIDKAGALAKFSNYGANTVDLGAPGVSVMSTLPKNTYGAYSGTSMATPHVSGGAALHAATSGATGAALKKAIMDAATTTPTASMNGKSVTNGRLNVSGF, encoded by the coding sequence ATGAACCGTACCCGTCTGTTTGGTGTGTTCACCCTCTCTGTTCTGCTCGCCGCCTGTGGTCAGACTCCCAGTGCTCAGGGACCTGGAATGGAAGCTCCAATCGCGCAGGTTCCGGAAACGGTGGCTTCCGGTCCCGAGTTCGTTGAAGGAGAGGTGCTGGTGCAGTTGCGCAGCGGCCTGAGCGCACAGACGGTCACGGCCCTGAGTGGGTTGGGCGTGCAGAGCCAGGAGACCCTGGCAGTAACGGACGGCGCTCCCTTACTGCGGGCCCGCATTACTGACGGACGGAGCGAGGGAGCCAAGATCACCCAGTTGCAGGCCAGCGGTCTGGTGCGCTTTGCCGAGCCGAACTGGATTTATCAGCATCAGGCAACCAGCAACGACCCGTACTACACCGACGGCACCCTGTGGGGCATGTACGGCAACGCGACCAGCCCCGCCAACGGGTTCGGCAGCCAGGCGGGCGAGGCATGGGCTGCCAACCACATCGGCAGCAAGAATGTCTACATCGGCGTGATCGACGAGGGCATTCAGTTTACCCATCCTGATCTGGCTGCCAACATCTGGCTTAACCCCTTTGACGCTGCAGACGGGGTGGACAATGACGGCAACGGCTACGTGGACGACACGCGTGGCTGGGACTTCGCCAACGGCAACAACACGATCTATGACGGTAACAAGCGCGAAGGTACCGACGAGCACGGCACCCACGTGGCCGGCACCATCGGTGGGGTCGGTGGCAACGGTGTCGGCGTCGCGGGTGTCAACTGGAACGTCACCATGATCAGCGGCAAGTTCCTCGGCTCGCGGGGAGGAACTACTGCAAACGCGATCAAGGCGGTGGACTACTTCACTGACCTGAAAACGCGGCATAAGTTAAACATCGTGGCGACCAGCAACTCCTGGGGCGGGGGCGGCTTCTCGCAGGGCCTGCTCGACGCCATCAACCGTGGTGGTGACGCCGGCATCCTGTTCATCGCCGCAGCGGGCAACGGCGGTAGCGATGGTGTGGGCGACAACAACGACACCACCGCCAACTACCCCAGCAATTACGAGTGCACGGCCAACGGTACGTACGACTGTGTAATCGCCGTCGCAGCAATTGACAAGGCCGGTGCGCTCGCCAAATTCTCCAACTACGGCGCGAACACCGTCGACCTGGGCGCGCCAGGCGTTAGTGTCATGTCCACGCTCCCGAAGAATACCTACGGAGCCTACAGCGGCACGAGCATGGCCACGCCGCACGTCTCGGGTGGCGCAGCCCTGCACGCGGCCACGAGCGGTGCCACGGGCGCAGCACTCAAGAAGGCCATCATGGACGCAGCCACCACCACGCCTACCGCCAGCATGAACGGCAAGAGCGTCACCAACGGCCGCCTGAACGTCAGCGGCTTCTAA
- a CDS encoding cupin domain-containing protein encodes MTTMTASTPGSAPAGSAVSQPATPLRPLVRHNLRVDALSVSGDFDVIQQIVDVAPGASSPMHMHGGVELTTVLEGEVTLRREKDSSVKTYKAGEMYMVNAGEFIQVSNTSQSKASFVVTFLLPKGATLTTNK; translated from the coding sequence ATGACCACCATGACGGCGTCCACTCCTGGCAGCGCTCCTGCAGGTTCGGCAGTGTCCCAACCCGCCACCCCCCTGCGTCCACTGGTACGTCACAATCTCAGGGTCGATGCGCTCTCCGTCAGCGGGGACTTTGATGTAATTCAGCAGATCGTGGACGTTGCTCCCGGCGCCAGCAGCCCCATGCACATGCATGGCGGTGTAGAACTCACGACAGTACTTGAGGGTGAGGTCACCCTGCGGCGTGAAAAAGACAGCAGCGTTAAGACGTACAAAGCTGGGGAGATGTACATGGTCAATGCCGGAGAGTTTATCCAGGTCTCCAACACCTCGCAGAGCAAAGCGAGCTTCGTGGTGACCTTCCTGTTGCCCAAAGGTGCAACGCTTACCACCAATAAGTAA
- a CDS encoding DUF2270 domain-containing protein has product MPGTGGGPGALAGGLTEVSYSTNTSNALIHLHRAEVGKMTAYRQRLDMTTNWSVVTTAGLASFALGDVNTSHATFLFAMFMNYFFLRLEARRFRTYEIAHHRVRIMERFFYPAMLGDHVDPGWHQLLLAELAKPRSPMSRADALGWRLGRNYLWIYSAVLLAWLAKLELAQPKGWVLEFPDALSLADIGSFPGWIVFSGVGLFYVYLIGLAIRAARTYPLEEG; this is encoded by the coding sequence ATGCCGGGCACGGGGGGCGGCCCCGGTGCACTGGCAGGTGGGCTGACCGAGGTCAGCTACAGCACCAACACGTCCAATGCCCTGATTCACCTGCACCGGGCAGAGGTCGGCAAGATGACCGCCTACCGCCAGCGGCTGGACATGACCACCAACTGGTCGGTGGTGACCACTGCGGGCCTGGCCTCCTTTGCGCTGGGTGACGTTAACACCAGCCACGCGACCTTCCTGTTCGCGATGTTCATGAACTACTTTTTTCTGCGTCTGGAGGCGCGCCGGTTCCGCACCTATGAGATCGCCCACCACCGCGTGCGGATTATGGAACGCTTCTTCTATCCAGCCATGCTGGGGGATCATGTGGACCCTGGCTGGCACCAGTTGCTGCTGGCCGAGCTGGCCAAACCCCGCAGCCCCATGAGCCGCGCCGACGCCCTGGGCTGGCGCCTGGGCCGCAACTATCTGTGGATCTACAGCGCGGTATTGCTGGCATGGCTGGCCAAACTGGAACTGGCCCAGCCCAAAGGCTGGGTACTGGAGTTCCCGGACGCGCTGTCACTGGCCGACATCGGCAGTTTTCCCGGGTGGATTGTGTTTTCCGGCGTAGGGTTGTTCTACGTATACCTGATCGGCCTGGCCATCCGCGCGGCACGGACCTACCCCCTGGAAGAGGGCTGA